One Streptomyces sp. RPA4-2 genomic window carries:
- a CDS encoding UDP-N-acetylmuramoyl-L-alanyl-D-glutamate--2,6-diaminopimelate ligase, producing MTYPGPPRPVQNSATPLAELADQLGAHAPASTAEVTGITHDSRAVRPGDLYAALPGARLHGADYVTQAAGLGAVAVLTDPTGAERAEATGLPVLVVDDPRGRMGELAATIYGHPGRDLLQIGITGTSGKTTTAYLVEGGLKTVRNTGLIGTVEMRIGDERIKSERTTPEATDLQALFAVMRERGVDAVAMEVSSHALVLGRVDGCVFDIAVFNNLSPEHMEFHSDMEDYFRAKAQLFTPERSKLGVINLDDAYGRRLAEETTVPVVTFSAEGHPDADWRAEEVEVGPMDSVFVAVGPKGERITARSPLAGPFNVANTLAAIVALAAAGLDPQTAADGIAAVPGVPGRLERVDAGQPYLAVVDYAHKTDAVESVLRALRKVTEGRLHVVLGCGGDRDMTKRMPMGAAVARLADTAVLTSDNPRSEDPLAILATMLAGAAEVPAHERGEVQVFEDRAAAIAAAVARARPGDTVLVAGKGHEQGQDIAGVVRPFDDRQVLREAIQKTQG from the coding sequence GTGACATATCCGGGGCCGCCGCGACCGGTCCAGAACTCCGCAACACCCCTCGCGGAGCTCGCCGATCAGCTGGGTGCCCACGCCCCGGCGTCGACCGCGGAGGTCACGGGCATCACCCACGACTCCCGCGCCGTGCGCCCCGGCGACCTCTACGCCGCGCTGCCCGGCGCCCGCCTGCACGGTGCCGACTACGTGACCCAGGCGGCCGGTCTCGGCGCGGTCGCCGTGCTGACCGACCCGACCGGTGCCGAGCGGGCCGAGGCCACCGGCCTGCCGGTCCTCGTGGTCGACGACCCGCGCGGACGCATGGGCGAGCTCGCGGCCACGATCTACGGCCACCCCGGGCGCGACCTGCTCCAGATCGGCATCACCGGAACCTCTGGCAAGACCACCACGGCGTACCTCGTCGAGGGCGGTCTGAAGACGGTCCGCAACACCGGCCTGATCGGCACGGTGGAGATGCGCATCGGCGACGAGCGCATCAAGTCGGAGCGCACCACCCCCGAAGCAACCGATCTCCAGGCGCTGTTCGCGGTCATGCGCGAACGCGGTGTCGACGCGGTCGCGATGGAGGTTTCCAGCCACGCGCTGGTGCTCGGCCGGGTCGACGGCTGCGTCTTCGACATCGCCGTCTTCAACAACCTCAGCCCGGAACACATGGAGTTCCACTCCGACATGGAGGACTACTTCCGGGCCAAGGCGCAGCTGTTCACTCCGGAACGCAGCAAACTCGGCGTGATCAACCTCGACGACGCCTACGGGCGCCGACTGGCCGAGGAGACCACTGTCCCCGTCGTCACCTTCTCCGCGGAGGGCCACCCGGACGCCGACTGGCGGGCCGAGGAGGTCGAGGTCGGTCCGATGGACTCGGTCTTCGTCGCGGTCGGACCCAAGGGCGAGCGGATCACCGCCAGGTCGCCGCTCGCGGGCCCCTTCAACGTGGCGAACACCCTCGCCGCGATCGTCGCCCTCGCCGCCGCCGGACTCGACCCGCAGACCGCGGCCGACGGCATCGCCGCCGTCCCGGGCGTCCCGGGCCGGCTGGAGCGCGTGGACGCGGGCCAGCCCTACCTCGCGGTGGTCGACTACGCCCACAAGACGGACGCCGTCGAGTCGGTGCTGCGCGCGCTGCGCAAGGTCACCGAGGGCCGGCTGCACGTCGTGCTCGGCTGCGGCGGTGACCGCGACATGACCAAGCGGATGCCGATGGGCGCCGCCGTGGCGCGGCTCGCCGACACCGCCGTACTGACATCGGACAACCCCCGCTCCGAGGACCCCCTGGCGATCCTCGCCACGATGCTCGCCGGCGCCGCCGAGGTACCGGCCCACGAGCGCGGCGAGGTCCAGGTCTTCGAGGACCGGGCCGCCGCCATCGCCGCAGCCGTCGCCCGGGCCCGGCCCGGCGACACCGTGCTGGTCGCGGGCAAGGGCCACGAGCAGGGCCAGGACATCGCCGGGGTGGTGCGTCCCTTCGACGACCGCCAGGTGCTTCGCGAAGCTATCCAGAAGACCCAGGGATGA
- the murF gene encoding UDP-N-acetylmuramoyl-tripeptide--D-alanyl-D-alanine ligase produces the protein MIALSLAEIAAVVGGQTHDIPDPALQVTGPVVRDSREVEPGSLFVAFAGERVDGHDFARAVVDAGAVAVLASRPVGVPAIVVEDVQTALGALARHVVERLGTTLVALTGSAGKTSTKDLIAQVLRSKAPTVFTPGSLNNEIGLPLTALTATEETKYLVLEMGARGIGHIRYLADLTPPKIGLVLNVGTAHIGEFGGREQIAQAKGELVEGLPEDGAAVLNADDPLVRAMASRTKARVVLFGESGEADVRAENVRLTDLGQPAFRLHTPSGCSDVTMRLYGEHHVSNALAAAAVAHELGMSADEIARALSEAGSLSRWRMEVTERPDGVTVVNDAYNANPESMRAALRALVAMGRGRRTWAVLGQMAELGDEALAEHDAIGRLAVRLNVSKLVAVGGREASWLQLGAYNEGSWGEESVHVSDAQAAVDLLRSELRPGDVVLVKASRSVGLERVAQALLAGGAEGEVAAR, from the coding sequence GTGATCGCCCTCTCTCTCGCCGAGATCGCAGCAGTCGTCGGCGGGCAGACGCACGACATACCGGATCCGGCGCTACAGGTCACCGGACCGGTCGTCAGAGACTCCCGTGAAGTGGAGCCAGGCAGCCTCTTCGTCGCCTTCGCCGGCGAGCGCGTGGACGGCCACGACTTCGCCCGCGCGGTCGTCGACGCGGGCGCGGTCGCCGTACTGGCCTCCCGGCCCGTCGGCGTGCCCGCGATCGTCGTCGAGGACGTGCAGACGGCCCTCGGCGCCCTCGCCCGCCATGTCGTCGAACGGCTCGGCACGACGCTCGTGGCCCTCACCGGCTCCGCGGGCAAGACCAGCACCAAGGACCTGATCGCCCAGGTCCTGCGGAGCAAGGCGCCGACCGTCTTCACGCCCGGTTCGCTCAACAACGAGATCGGACTGCCGCTGACCGCCCTGACCGCCACCGAGGAGACGAAGTACCTCGTGCTGGAGATGGGCGCCCGCGGCATCGGCCACATCCGTTACCTCGCGGATCTCACCCCGCCGAAAATCGGTCTCGTCCTCAACGTCGGCACCGCCCACATCGGCGAGTTCGGCGGCCGCGAACAGATTGCACAGGCGAAGGGCGAGCTCGTCGAGGGCCTCCCCGAGGACGGCGCCGCGGTCCTCAACGCCGACGACCCCCTCGTCCGCGCCATGGCGTCCCGGACGAAGGCGCGGGTGGTGCTTTTCGGAGAGTCCGGCGAAGCGGACGTACGCGCCGAGAACGTCCGTCTCACGGACCTCGGACAGCCGGCGTTCAGGCTTCACACACCCTCCGGGTGCAGTGATGTGACCATGCGCCTGTACGGTGAGCACCACGTGTCGAACGCGCTCGCCGCGGCCGCCGTCGCCCATGAGCTGGGCATGTCCGCAGACGAGATCGCCCGCGCGCTCTCCGAGGCGGGCTCCCTCTCCCGCTGGCGGATGGAGGTCACCGAGCGCCCGGACGGCGTGACGGTCGTCAACGACGCCTACAACGCGAATCCCGAGTCCATGCGAGCCGCCCTGCGCGCGCTCGTGGCGATGGGGCGGGGACGTCGTACGTGGGCGGTGCTCGGTCAGATGGCCGAGCTCGGGGACGAGGCTCTCGCCGAGCACGACGCGATCGGGCGGCTCGCCGTCCGACTCAACGTCAGCAAGCTCGTCGCGGTCGGGGGCAGGGAAGCGTCCTGGCTCCAACTGGGCGCATATAACGAGGGTTCGTGGGGTGAGGAGTCGGTGCACGTGTCCGACGCACAGGCGGCTGTCGACCTGCTGCGCAGCGAGTTGCGCCCGGGGGACGTCGTGCTCGTGAAGGCGTCCCGGTCGGTCGGTCTCGAACGGGTGGCGCAGGCGCTGCTCGCAGGCGGTGCCGAGGGTGAGGTTGCTGCCCGATGA